Proteins from a single region of Caloramator sp. E03:
- a CDS encoding type I restriction-modification system subunit M, producing the protein MAKLTLQDLESILWQCADILRGELSAPEYKDYIFGMLFLKRINDEFNEEREKLKNEFKEQGIPDEEIEVLLEDPTLYESFFVPEAARWEKLRDINLNIGPELDKAFKAIEDCPKNSELVGVLTTANYNDKERVPDKKLSQLILKFDSVNLANSNLESEDVLGDAYQYLIKEFADESGKKGGEFYTPAEVVKVMVNIVKPKEGERIYDPTCGSGGMLIQSIQYIKEHGGNPKNVSLFGQEINLSTWAICKMNMLFHGAKGADIQKGDTIRNPMHTEAGHLKTFDKILANPPFSVKNWGYEEAQNDKYDRFHYGIPPKSYGDLAFVSHIVASLNDKGMMATVVPHGVLFRSGAEQKIRQGFVDDDLIEAVIGLPSNIFYGTGIPAAILVINKNKSQKRKDKVLFIDASQGFVKDGNKNKLRDEDIQRIVEAFDKFEDIEKYSSVVEKQGIIDNDYNLNISRYVDTTEEEEEIDIDNVLKEIKELKTKMTETEKKLNEYLKELGFEEI; encoded by the coding sequence ATGGCAAAACTTACACTACAGGACCTTGAATCAATACTATGGCAGTGTGCAGATATATTAAGGGGAGAGCTTTCTGCTCCTGAATATAAAGATTACATATTTGGTATGCTTTTTTTAAAGCGTATAAATGACGAATTTAATGAGGAAAGAGAAAAATTAAAAAATGAATTTAAAGAGCAGGGAATACCTGATGAGGAAATAGAAGTTTTATTAGAGGACCCAACCCTTTATGAATCCTTCTTTGTTCCAGAGGCTGCAAGATGGGAAAAGCTAAGGGACATAAACTTAAATATAGGGCCAGAGCTTGATAAGGCATTTAAGGCAATTGAAGACTGCCCTAAAAATTCAGAGCTTGTTGGAGTACTTACAACAGCAAACTACAACGATAAGGAAAGGGTTCCAGATAAAAAGCTTTCACAGCTAATACTTAAATTTGATAGTGTTAACCTTGCAAATTCAAACCTTGAATCAGAGGATGTTTTAGGAGATGCATATCAATATCTTATAAAGGAATTTGCAGATGAAAGTGGTAAAAAGGGTGGAGAATTCTATACACCTGCTGAAGTTGTAAAGGTTATGGTAAACATAGTAAAGCCGAAGGAAGGAGAAAGAATTTATGACCCTACCTGTGGTAGTGGAGGTATGCTTATTCAATCTATACAATATATAAAGGAACATGGAGGAAATCCTAAAAATGTTTCTTTATTTGGGCAGGAGATAAACCTATCAACTTGGGCAATATGTAAAATGAATATGCTTTTTCATGGTGCAAAGGGAGCAGACATACAAAAGGGAGATACAATAAGAAATCCAATGCACACAGAGGCAGGACATTTAAAGACATTTGATAAGATACTTGCAAACCCACCCTTTAGCGTAAAAAACTGGGGATATGAAGAGGCACAAAATGATAAATATGATAGATTTCATTACGGCATACCTCCAAAATCCTATGGAGATTTAGCCTTTGTATCACATATAGTGGCAAGTTTAAATGATAAGGGAATGATGGCAACAGTTGTACCACATGGAGTATTGTTTAGAAGTGGTGCAGAACAAAAGATAAGACAGGGATTTGTTGATGATGATTTAATTGAAGCAGTAATTGGACTACCTTCAAACATATTCTATGGAACAGGTATTCCTGCTGCCATACTTGTAATAAACAAAAATAAATCACAGAAAAGAAAAGATAAAGTTTTATTTATAGATGCAAGCCAAGGCTTTGTTAAGGATGGAAATAAAAATAAGTTAAGGGATGAGGATATACAAAGAATAGTTGAAGCCTTTGACAAATTTGAGGACATTGAAAAATATTCTTCAGTAGTAGAAAAACAGGGTATAATAGACAATGATTATAACCTAAACATAAGCAGGTATGTAGACACAACAGAAGAAGAGGAAGAAATAGATATAGATAATGTATTAAAGGAAATAAAAGAGTTAAAAACAAAGATGACAGAAACAGAAAAGAAACTAAACGAATACTTAAAGGAACTTGGATTTGAAGAAATATAA
- a CDS encoding type I restriction endonuclease subunit R, translating into MSYLGNEESLVELPAIRYIKEKLGYEFIEGDKLSVMNGERESLSDAVLINRLKKALKRLNPWMDENSINKAVRYITNANTLGTSLLEINEKIYNVLVELNFAVEQDLDGSGKKKFHTVHFIDFENIENNDFLVTRQFEVQTLSGGKIIPDIVVFINGIPVVVIECKSPFLEKNSNENIGKKEAYEQLRRYMNERDISLGEGNPKLFYINFFTMILNKYHGYIGTISSKYDHYLEWKDPYPFQKSEIEGLENFGQNILLQGVLEKKNLLDLMRNFVLFETEGGTTIKKVCRYQQFRAVNKAIDRILNGRDKLQRGGVIWHTQGSGKSLTMVFLARKIRRIDELKDSTIVVVTDRIDLDKQIYNTFVRTLSKTTTPVRAETISQMKELLSKAQPQIIMTTIQKFENETEEREVIEGGVKNTRKFIKEYEVLTNKSNVIVLADEAHRSQYKDTAANLRKALPNAVFIGFTGTPIDKEDKSTPRTFGGYIDKYSIQQAVDDGATVKIVYEGRKNELQIKGDSLEDIFCEAFEDKTDEEKEAIKQKYANKRAIIEAESRIEDIAKDILYHYKENVLPNGFKAQIVCISREACVKYYNALNKYMKDILGEGYEARVIFSGSLNDPPHLKEHFTTKQQQDEIIKRFKKPVEKDKLCFIIVKDMLLTGFDAPIEQVMYLDRPLKEHNLLQAIARVNRTSVREVEREIEEGKIEKVTITKQCGYVVDYYGITNFLEEALAIFDKEDLGTPMYSMDEIYKEMLSVREAIIRMFRGIDKNNLDELVNALKMEDKRAEFEIAYKKFSSYVEALLPLHVGNDILNDLKWLSYIRAACKAKYEPSKNLDISDCGEKVRKIIEEHLKSKGVVQWIKPITLFEEDFKNKVETLNSDEAKASAMEHAVRHVVNVKMDENPVYYTSLLEKLQKILDETENSWIDRKKKLEEFIEKEVKKGLESEAEKIGLSKKQYALYQTIKKIVLDEDIDVVKEEIAVYIAADTEDTVKNITKEVDEILKDTPIDWATNPTKTNDVQRSIRMYLIKRYFKTLGRDKIDKLTVELLNLAKIHYAAKE; encoded by the coding sequence ATGTCCTATTTAGGAAATGAAGAAAGCCTTGTGGAGCTACCTGCCATAAGGTATATAAAAGAAAAATTAGGTTATGAGTTTATAGAGGGAGATAAACTATCAGTAATGAATGGAGAAAGGGAGTCCCTTTCTGATGCTGTTTTAATAAATAGACTAAAAAAGGCACTTAAGAGATTAAATCCTTGGATGGATGAAAACAGCATAAACAAAGCTGTAAGATACATTACCAATGCCAATACATTAGGCACATCCCTTCTTGAAATAAACGAAAAAATATATAATGTACTTGTTGAACTAAATTTTGCAGTGGAGCAGGACTTAGATGGGAGTGGAAAAAAGAAGTTTCACACAGTTCATTTTATAGACTTTGAAAATATTGAAAACAACGATTTTTTAGTAACAAGGCAGTTTGAAGTACAAACCCTTTCAGGCGGCAAGATAATACCCGATATAGTAGTATTTATCAATGGAATACCTGTAGTTGTTATTGAATGTAAATCACCGTTTTTAGAAAAGAACAGTAATGAAAATATAGGTAAAAAGGAAGCCTATGAGCAGCTAAGAAGATACATGAATGAGAGGGATATATCCCTTGGAGAAGGAAACCCAAAGCTTTTTTATATAAACTTCTTTACAATGATTTTAAACAAATACCATGGATATATTGGAACAATAAGTTCAAAATATGACCACTATCTTGAATGGAAGGACCCATATCCATTTCAAAAAAGTGAGATTGAAGGTCTAGAAAACTTTGGACAAAACATACTACTTCAGGGAGTTTTAGAAAAGAAAAACCTTCTTGATTTAATGAGAAACTTTGTTTTATTTGAAACAGAAGGTGGAACAACAATAAAAAAGGTGTGCAGATACCAGCAGTTTAGAGCAGTAAATAAGGCAATAGATAGAATACTAAATGGAAGGGATAAACTCCAAAGGGGTGGAGTTATATGGCATACACAAGGTTCAGGCAAATCCTTAACTATGGTGTTTTTAGCAAGAAAGATTAGAAGAATAGATGAACTAAAAGATTCGACAATAGTTGTTGTAACAGATAGAATAGATTTAGACAAGCAGATTTACAACACCTTTGTAAGAACACTATCTAAAACAACAACCCCAGTTAGAGCAGAAACAATTTCACAGATGAAGGAACTTCTATCAAAGGCACAGCCGCAGATTATTATGACAACTATACAAAAGTTTGAAAATGAAACAGAGGAAAGGGAAGTAATTGAAGGTGGTGTAAAAAATACAAGGAAGTTTATAAAGGAATACGAGGTTTTAACCAATAAATCCAATGTGATAGTCCTTGCAGATGAGGCACACAGAAGCCAATATAAAGATACTGCAGCAAATTTAAGGAAGGCACTTCCTAATGCTGTGTTTATTGGCTTTACAGGAACACCAATAGATAAAGAGGATAAATCAACACCAAGGACATTTGGTGGATATATTGATAAATATTCAATTCAGCAGGCTGTTGATGATGGTGCAACTGTAAAAATAGTCTATGAAGGCAGAAAAAATGAACTTCAAATAAAGGGAGACAGCTTAGAGGATATTTTCTGCGAAGCCTTTGAGGACAAAACAGATGAAGAAAAGGAAGCAATTAAGCAAAAGTATGCAAATAAAAGAGCTATAATTGAAGCAGAATCAAGAATAGAAGATATAGCAAAGGATATATTATACCACTATAAAGAAAATGTGCTTCCTAATGGATTTAAGGCACAGATTGTATGTATCAGCAGAGAAGCCTGTGTTAAGTATTATAATGCACTAAATAAATACATGAAGGATATTTTAGGGGAAGGCTATGAGGCAAGGGTTATATTTTCAGGAAGCTTAAATGACCCTCCACACCTAAAGGAACATTTTACAACAAAACAGCAGCAGGATGAGATTATAAAAAGGTTTAAAAAGCCTGTTGAAAAGGATAAGCTTTGCTTTATTATTGTAAAGGACATGCTCTTAACAGGATTTGATGCACCAATTGAGCAGGTTATGTATTTAGATAGACCTCTAAAGGAGCACAACCTTCTTCAAGCTATTGCAAGGGTAAACAGAACAAGCGTAAGGGAAGTTGAAAGGGAAATTGAAGAAGGTAAGATAGAAAAAGTAACAATAACAAAACAGTGTGGTTATGTAGTTGATTACTATGGAATTACAAATTTCTTAGAAGAGGCACTTGCTATATTTGATAAAGAAGACCTTGGAACACCTATGTATTCTATGGATGAAATATATAAAGAAATGCTATCGGTAAGAGAAGCGATAATTAGAATGTTTAGGGGAATAGATAAAAACAATCTTGATGAACTTGTAAATGCTCTAAAGATGGAGGATAAGAGGGCAGAGTTTGAAATAGCCTATAAAAAGTTTTCATCCTATGTAGAGGCACTACTTCCACTTCATGTAGGGAATGATATATTAAACGATTTAAAATGGCTTTCATATATAAGGGCTGCCTGCAAGGCAAAATATGAACCTTCAAAGAATTTAGATATATCCGATTGTGGTGAAAAGGTTAGAAAAATTATTGAGGAACATTTAAAATCAAAGGGAGTAGTGCAGTGGATAAAACCAATTACATTGTTTGAAGAGGATTTTAAAAACAAGGTAGAAACATTAAATTCTGATGAGGCAAAGGCATCAGCTATGGAACACGCAGTAAGGCATGTAGTTAATGTTAAAATGGATGAAAACCCTGTTTACTACACAAGCCTTCTTGAAAAGCTTCAAAAGATACTTGATGAAACAGAAAATAGCTGGATAGATAGAAAGAAGAAGCTTGAGGAGTTTATTGAAAAGGAAGTTAAGAAAGGGCTTGAGAGTGAGGCAGAAAAGATAGGACTTAGCAAAAAGCAGTATGCTCTATATCAAACAATTAAAAAGATTGTTTTAGATGAGGATATAGATGTGGTAAAAGAGGAAATAGCTGTTTATATAGCAGCAGATACAGAGGATACCGTTAAAAATATTACAAAGGAAGTTGATGAAATATTAAAGGACACTCCAATCGATTGGGCAACTAATCCAACTAAAACAAATGATGTGCAAAGAAGTATAAGAATGTATTTAATAAAGAGATACTTTAAGACACTTGGAAGGGACAAAATTGATAAACTAACAGTAGAACTTCTAAACTTGGCAAAGATCCATTATGCTGCAAAGGAATAG
- a CDS encoding Rpn family recombination-promoting nuclease/putative transposase produces MKIQNPHDKFFKETFSNIEIAKDFIINYLPQEIVKLIDLETLVLQKDSFINERLQEVYSDMLFKVNINKREGYIYFLFEHKSYVSKQTALQLLKYIVEIWEMNIKKEGLGKLPVIIPLVVYHGSEKWSIRNNLGTIIEGYDELTEEIKRYIPNFEYLLYDISRYKDEDIKGQVQLRIMLSILKDIFSDDTSKMKKTILNAARYLVELEDKQTGLQYFETYMRYIFNSYQQITESDFQEITKDIEKIFTEGSEYAMTLADIFRQEGIEKGIEKGIEKGIEKGETIALSKTAIKLLTKKFGIISNDLKHKLQELDVATLEIIVENILDMKSLDEIEKYLK; encoded by the coding sequence ATGAAAATACAGAATCCACATGATAAATTTTTTAAGGAAACATTTTCTAATATAGAAATAGCAAAGGATTTTATAATAAACTATCTGCCGCAGGAAATAGTAAAATTAATAGATTTAGAGACATTGGTGCTACAAAAGGACAGCTTTATAAACGAAAGGCTACAGGAAGTATACTCAGATATGTTATTTAAGGTAAATATAAATAAAAGAGAAGGATATATATATTTTCTATTTGAACACAAAAGCTATGTAAGTAAACAAACAGCCCTGCAGCTATTAAAATATATAGTAGAGATATGGGAGATGAATATAAAGAAGGAGGGATTAGGTAAATTACCAGTAATAATTCCCCTTGTGGTATACCACGGAAGTGAAAAATGGAGTATAAGAAATAATTTAGGAACAATAATAGAAGGATATGATGAGCTTACTGAAGAAATAAAAAGATATATACCAAATTTTGAATATCTTTTGTATGACATATCAAGATATAAAGATGAGGATATAAAGGGGCAAGTACAGTTAAGAATAATGCTATCAATATTAAAAGATATATTTTCAGATGATACAAGTAAGATGAAAAAAACAATATTAAATGCAGCAAGGTACTTAGTAGAACTTGAGGATAAACAAACAGGGCTACAATATTTTGAGACATATATGAGATATATATTTAATTCATATCAACAAATAACAGAAAGCGATTTTCAGGAAATAACAAAGGATATAGAGAAAATTTTTACAGAAGGGAGTGAGTATGCTATGACATTGGCAGATATATTTAGACAAGAAGGGATTGAAAAGGGAATAGAAAAGGGAATAGAAAAAGGAATAGAAAAAGGGGAAACTATAGCACTTTCAAAAACGGCAATAAAGTTATTAACAAAAAAATTTGGAATTATATCAAATGATTTAAAACATAAATTACAAGAGTTAGATGTTGCTACATTAGAAATTATAGTTGAAAATATATTAGATATGAAAAGTTTAGATGAGATAGAGAAATATTTAAAATAA
- a CDS encoding restriction endonuclease subunit S, which produces MKVREGFKLTEIGEIPKEWEVDKLENLVDKITDGTHSTPNYQDEGIPFLRVTDIQKNNIDWNNVKYISQEEHLELIKRCNPEKGDILYSKNGTIGIAKIIDWDREFSIFVSLCLIKIKKEKSKINNVFLSYFLNSEKCMKQIKLRAKQGTVTNLHLEEIRELDIPIPPLSEQQKIADILSTVDEQIENVDKLIEKTKELKKGLMQRLLTKGIVHKEFKKTEIGVIPKEWEVKKLGELAEIYKGKKPKRMFKYIQEDVKRYITMEDTEVYYTDDKTCVECSKDDVIILWDGSQAGIVLTELEGYIASTMALLKFINKERNVNKYYYYYLAKKQTYIQNLTAGTGIPHVQKDIIENLLIPIPTISEQQKITDILSSVDDQLEEYQAKKEKLEILKKGLMQKLLTGKIRVKC; this is translated from the coding sequence TTGAAAGTAAGAGAAGGGTTTAAGTTGACGGAGATAGGAGAGATACCAAAGGAGTGGGAAGTAGATAAATTAGAGAACTTAGTAGATAAGATAACTGATGGTACACACAGTACTCCTAATTATCAAGATGAGGGAATACCATTTTTGCGAGTTACCGATATTCAAAAAAATAATATAGATTGGAATAATGTTAAATATATATCTCAAGAGGAACATTTAGAATTGATAAAAAGGTGCAATCCAGAAAAGGGAGACATTTTATATTCAAAAAATGGTACTATTGGTATTGCTAAAATAATTGATTGGGATAGAGAATTTAGTATTTTTGTTAGTTTATGCTTAATTAAAATTAAAAAAGAAAAGAGTAAAATCAATAATGTTTTTTTAAGTTATTTTTTGAATTCAGAAAAATGCATGAAACAAATTAAATTAAGAGCTAAACAAGGTACAGTAACAAATTTACACCTTGAAGAAATAAGAGAGTTAGACATCCCTATTCCCCCCCTATCAGAACAACAAAAAATTGCCGACATACTTTCAACAGTAGATGAACAAATTGAAAATGTTGATAAGCTAATAGAAAAAACAAAAGAGCTTAAAAAGGGGCTAATGCAAAGACTTTTAACAAAGGGAATAGTGCATAAGGAATTTAAAAAGACTGAAATAGGGGTTATACCAAAGGAGTGGGAAGTTAAGAAGTTGGGGGAATTAGCTGAAATATATAAGGGTAAAAAACCAAAAAGAATGTTTAAATATATACAAGAAGATGTAAAAAGATATATAACCATGGAGGATACTGAAGTTTATTATACAGATGATAAAACTTGTGTAGAATGTAGTAAAGATGATGTAATAATACTATGGGATGGTTCACAGGCGGGGATAGTACTAACTGAACTTGAAGGATATATTGCATCTACTATGGCTTTATTAAAGTTTATAAACAAGGAAAGAAATGTTAATAAATATTATTATTACTACCTGGCTAAAAAACAAACTTACATACAAAATCTAACAGCAGGAACAGGGATACCACATGTGCAAAAAGATATTATAGAAAATTTATTGATACCAATTCCCACCATATCAGAACAACAAAAAATTACCGATATATTATCATCAGTAGACGACCAGCTTGAAGAATACCAAGCTAAAAAGGAAAAACTTGAAATACTTAAAAAGGGGTTAATGCAGAAACTATTGACAGGAAAGATTAGAGTTAAATGTTAA